In Candidatus Binatia bacterium, one genomic interval encodes:
- a CDS encoding RlmE family RNA methyltransferase yields the protein MYQRKDAFYARAKTAGYRSRAAFKLLQLAQRGRLFRRGDHVVDLGAWPGGWLQVASELVGPAGTVVGVDLQPIGRLPQQNVVTFVGDIAAESTQQEIARACQGRVDVVLSDLAPKLSGVRARDEAQVQVLAECVLAFVEKVLKPGGKLVIKLFMGDDLPRYVDQLRARFTEVRTTRPEATRKGSAEVYAIANNFRGGGQQ from the coding sequence GTGTATCAGCGGAAAGATGCGTTCTACGCCCGCGCCAAGACCGCTGGCTACCGTTCGCGCGCGGCGTTCAAGCTCCTCCAGCTAGCACAGCGCGGCCGCCTCTTCCGCCGCGGCGACCATGTTGTCGACCTCGGGGCCTGGCCTGGGGGCTGGCTACAGGTTGCGTCGGAGCTGGTCGGTCCAGCCGGGACGGTGGTTGGGGTTGATCTGCAACCCATCGGGCGGCTGCCGCAACAGAATGTGGTGACTTTCGTCGGTGATATTGCCGCGGAATCGACGCAGCAGGAGATAGCCCGGGCGTGTCAGGGGAGGGTTGACGTCGTCTTGTCCGACTTGGCTCCGAAGCTCAGTGGCGTTCGGGCTCGCGACGAGGCCCAAGTGCAAGTTCTGGCAGAGTGCGTGCTCGCTTTCGTTGAAAAGGTTCTCAAACCTGGTGGCAAGCTGGTGATCAAGTTGTTCATGGGTGATGATCTGCCGCGCTATGTTGATCAGCTCCGCGCTCGTTTTACGGAGGTGCGTACGACTCGGCCGGAGGCCACGAGAAAAGGATCAGCCGAAGTCTACGCCATCGCCAACAATTTTCGCGGTGGCGGGCAACAATAG
- the pilM gene encoding type IV pilus assembly protein PilM: MAIGSNWASRVGRIFTGSLSELNPLRREEFYLSVDIGSSSVKILEVGGRSGQLRLINAMVLPTPPSAIQNNMVYETQAVADVVHAAYDSCGMRARKVITAIPGPAVIIKRVTLPVQIARELENTILFEAGSFIPEDLENVNLDYQITDYLDDGKRMEVLLVAAKKEIVSSYSETIRAAGLTPAVIDVDYFALENMFEVNYEPAPDRAIALVNIGARYSSINILKGGRSTFTGDVPVGGRDISEALVRDLSVSIEEAETVKAGGAAGNVHPEQATAVIGSAAAALIEGIHHALSFFWTAATDETIDAIYLSGGVAQMPGLAQQLSERVGAAVEVANPFARIAVDARADTPELRGHAAEFTVAVGLATRRPNDK; the protein is encoded by the coding sequence ATGGCCATCGGTAGCAATTGGGCCAGCCGCGTGGGGCGTATATTCACCGGCTCACTGTCTGAGCTCAATCCGTTACGACGCGAGGAGTTCTATCTCAGCGTCGACATCGGTTCCAGTAGCGTCAAGATCCTCGAAGTCGGTGGGCGGAGCGGCCAGCTGCGCCTGATAAACGCCATGGTGCTACCCACTCCGCCATCGGCGATCCAGAACAATATGGTCTATGAAACGCAGGCGGTGGCGGACGTCGTCCATGCGGCGTACGACAGCTGCGGCATGCGTGCGCGAAAGGTCATCACTGCGATTCCAGGGCCTGCGGTGATCATCAAACGCGTGACGCTGCCCGTCCAGATCGCACGCGAACTCGAGAACACCATCCTGTTCGAAGCCGGCAGTTTCATTCCGGAGGATCTGGAAAACGTCAATCTCGATTATCAGATCACCGACTATCTCGACGACGGCAAGCGGATGGAGGTGCTGCTGGTCGCTGCCAAGAAGGAAATTGTTTCGAGCTACAGCGAGACCATTCGGGCAGCCGGACTTACGCCGGCCGTCATCGATGTCGACTACTTCGCCCTCGAGAACATGTTCGAGGTCAACTATGAACCGGCGCCGGACCGCGCCATCGCGCTGGTCAATATCGGTGCCCGCTACTCCTCGATTAATATTCTGAAGGGCGGGCGTTCCACGTTCACCGGCGACGTGCCAGTGGGCGGGCGCGACATCAGCGAAGCGTTGGTGCGCGACTTGAGTGTGAGCATTGAAGAGGCGGAGACGGTAAAAGCGGGAGGCGCCGCCGGAAACGTACACCCCGAGCAGGCGACTGCCGTGATTGGCTCGGCGGCGGCGGCGCTGATTGAGGGAATCCACCATGCCCTGAGTTTCTTCTGGACCGCGGCGACCGACGAGACGATCGACGCGATTTATCTGAGTGGCGGTGTGGCGCAGATGCCAGGGCTGGCCCAACAGCTCAGCGAGCGCGTCGGTGCCGCGGTGGAAGTCGCCAACCCATTTGCGCGGATTGCCGTGGACGCCCGAGCGGACACGCCGGAGTTGCGGGGGCACGCCGCTGAATTCACGGTCGCCGTCGGTCTTGCTACCAGACGCCCGAACGACAAATGA